A genomic window from Wolbachia pipientis includes:
- a CDS encoding Rpn family recombination-promoting nuclease/putative transposase: MALSKFLDPKNDVAFRRIFGTERNKDILIHFLNDILSFTGKNAIQNIEFLSTIQDPDIASKKQSIVDVLCRDSTGVQWIIEMQVAKTKGFEKRAQYYAAKAYSRQADKGDQYHDLKEIIFIAIADCILFPDKSEYKSKHTIRDEDTNEHDLKDFYFIFIELPKFPKTKEDQLSSIVEKWVYFFRYADETSEEELERIIGSDLIIKRAYEELNRFNWSEKEFIAYEQEIKRILDEKAILAQKLDDATQKGRQEGIQIGHEKGRKEGEKQAKIAVAKNLLKAGVSTDIISQTTGFSHSEILQLREKT, encoded by the coding sequence CCAAAAAATGATGTTGCGTTTCGGCGTATCTTTGGTACCGAAAGGAATAAAGATATCCTCATTCACTTTCTCAATGATATTCTGAGCTTTACTGGTAAAAACGCAATACAGAATATAGAGTTTTTAAGTACTATTCAAGATCCTGATATTGCTTCTAAAAAACAAAGCATTGTTGATGTATTATGTAGGGATTCCACAGGAGTACAATGGATAATTGAGATGCAGGTCGCTAAAACTAAAGGCTTTGAGAAACGTGCACAGTACTACGCTGCTAAAGCCTATTCAAGGCAGGCTGATAAAGGTGATCAATATCATGATCTTAAGGAAATTATCTTTATTGCTATAGCAGATTGTATCCTATTTCCTGATAAATCCGAGTACAAATCAAAGCACACTATTCGAGATGAAGATACTAATGAACATGATCTAAAAGATTTTTACTTTATATTTATTGAATTGCCTAAATTTCCAAAAACCAAAGAAGATCAGCTTTCAAGTATAGTTGAAAAATGGGTCTACTTTTTTAGATATGCAGATGAAACTAGTGAAGAAGAGCTAGAGAGAATAATAGGAAGTGATCTAATAATCAAAAGAGCATATGAAGAACTAAATAGATTCAACTGGTCAGAAAAAGAATTTATTGCTTATGAACAGGAAATAAAACGTATTCTTGATGAAAAGGCTATTCTTGCTCAAAAACTCGATGATGCTACTCAAAAAGGTAGACAGGAAGGTATCCAAATCGGCCATGAAAAAGGTAGGAAAGAGGGAGAAAAACAAGCTAAAATAGCTGTGGCAAAAAACCTACTTAAAGCTGGTGTCTCTACTGATATCATATCACAAACTACAGGTTTTTCTCATTCTGAAATTTTACAACTCAGGGAAAAAACATAA